One genomic segment of Desulfocapsa sulfexigens DSM 10523 includes these proteins:
- the tssG gene encoding type VI secretion system baseplate subunit TssG, with protein sequence MAGTDRGTSPDLKLDVKLSLLKEGENFSFFQVIRLLRLYLDSPSSESKAAPYQHNQIRIVPHLSLGFPASDIESIEEHCDQNDKSTFKIKTNFLSLYGSSSPLPTFYSEELLDEASEDTSASRDFLDIIHQRLYLLFFQSWLKYRQFQQISEEEENSHLERLFCLLGLGEPEFRKNIQNPKDLLRYAGLFSQAPRSALGLKTLLSDALNLPVDILSCLERKAKIPEDQRIQLGASVVALGCDSFLGEEIGDRMGRFRIEIGPLDEPEYRAFLPGSALYNKVVMLTDLFVSDPLDYDIKVTMAGRQAKTVCLGGEQWSGLGLDSWLFSGEEIGEKSNLFYPQR encoded by the coding sequence ATGGCCGGCACGGATAGGGGAACGTCCCCTGATTTAAAGCTAGATGTCAAGTTGTCCTTACTGAAAGAAGGAGAGAACTTTTCTTTTTTTCAGGTCATTAGACTGCTCCGCCTTTATCTTGATTCTCCGTCCTCTGAGAGTAAAGCAGCCCCCTACCAACATAATCAAATCCGGATTGTCCCCCATTTATCCCTTGGTTTTCCTGCAAGTGATATTGAATCGATCGAAGAACATTGTGATCAGAATGACAAGAGTACGTTCAAAATAAAAACTAATTTTTTAAGTTTATACGGGTCCTCATCTCCCCTGCCAACCTTTTACAGTGAGGAGCTGTTGGATGAGGCCTCAGAAGACACATCTGCCAGCCGTGATTTCCTCGATATCATTCACCAAAGACTCTATCTCCTCTTTTTCCAAAGCTGGTTGAAGTATCGGCAGTTTCAACAAATCAGTGAGGAAGAGGAGAATTCCCATCTGGAGCGTCTTTTTTGCTTACTGGGTTTGGGAGAACCGGAATTCCGAAAAAATATTCAAAACCCCAAGGATTTACTTCGATATGCCGGATTGTTCAGTCAGGCCCCAAGATCAGCCTTAGGCCTGAAAACCCTGCTTTCCGACGCTTTAAATCTTCCCGTTGACATTCTCTCCTGCCTGGAACGAAAAGCGAAAATTCCTGAAGATCAGAGAATTCAGCTTGGTGCATCTGTTGTCGCCCTTGGCTGTGACAGCTTTCTTGGAGAAGAGATTGGAGATCGAATGGGTCGGTTTCGTATAGAAATAGGACCACTTGATGAACCAGAATATAGAGCATTTCTCCCCGGCAGCGCCTTGTATAATAAGGTTGTCATGCTGACAGACCTCTTCGTCAGTGATCCTCTTGATTACGACATTAAGGTAACCATGGCGGGTCGACAGGCCAAAACAGTCTGTCTTGGAGGCGAACAATGGTCGGGCCTTGGTCTTGACAGCTGGCTGTTTTCTGGAGAAGAGATCGGAGAAAAAAGTAACCTGTTTTATCCTCAAAGATAA
- a CDS encoding DUF2169 family type VI secretion system accessory protein has product MKVIKPLKLSLLYKVYENNKKQVFVSTVISLFSFYPSGKIENEIDLWKMLQEEIGPETLFDLGMPKKRAEVLIHGGFYSPTGKSVQAGTVRVKLGNLDKELNIFGDREWRKRNTRWEISDPQEILSLPISYQNSFGGPEYAKNPLGKGYIPSMDQLDKTSYPLPNIIDPRQPLLLPTDQIEPAGFQGYELTWPQRYAKTGTYDQKWLKELFPGFAKDFDPTFFNAAPLDQQFEGFLIGNEEFSCENMHPERSSLQSRLPGIHPRCFVNQSVEDSLRFSEIPLVLDTVLLFPHLEKGILIHRGSHDVSDNQARDISEILVAYERETDTPRSKNHYLAALERRLDPEKGHLYALKENDLIPDDDVSGLQELVNETIKDKKQSLFEKHLQEKIKLEAERSKKEFNDLGFTTGNTFDHKTTLTAQNSGLDDLDNLDLLVEKSLKDMQDKQEAMKKECREMSESMGLDHEKLAQDDQKKNGGRIQFSSDEISADLRKFGRLTKEKENQLKQTEQQFNDLYRQYGHHNPATVYSNRKNEENRATLLKYFSKNEPMNGMDFTGVNLSGMNLDGIDLENCFLEGADLSNTQLKGANLKNCMLARANMAHAVCDMSKMDAVNLGDANLTGASFSNCSMDNAVLFKANMEGAQFHGASLKEADFMQCEGLNANLNRADISKGQFIESKLEGADFSESNISEALFIQTKLHRVNFSKASLCNTTIVQCQGDGAIFHQADLTGVSASVEISFRDADFSFCKLINANLRGGDFTGAMFTEADLSNADLSETKLENSRFYRAIAKQTQFMNADLSRAYMVSINLFEGSLQMANLTGTDLRGSNLFAADLLHTDFSNARIEQANIGQTIL; this is encoded by the coding sequence ATGAAAGTAATTAAGCCGCTCAAACTGAGCTTACTCTATAAGGTTTATGAGAATAATAAAAAACAGGTATTCGTTTCCACCGTAATATCTCTCTTTTCTTTTTACCCATCAGGTAAGATAGAAAATGAGATTGATCTCTGGAAAATGCTGCAGGAAGAGATTGGTCCTGAAACCTTATTCGATCTTGGTATGCCAAAGAAAAGAGCCGAGGTCTTGATCCATGGCGGATTTTACTCACCGACTGGAAAAAGTGTTCAGGCTGGTACTGTAAGAGTCAAGCTGGGAAATTTGGACAAAGAATTAAATATCTTCGGTGATCGTGAATGGAGAAAACGCAACACCCGCTGGGAAATCAGTGATCCACAGGAAATACTCTCTTTACCAATTAGCTATCAGAATTCTTTTGGAGGTCCAGAGTATGCCAAAAACCCACTGGGTAAAGGCTATATTCCCTCTATGGATCAATTGGATAAAACCTCCTATCCCTTACCCAATATCATTGACCCACGGCAGCCCCTTCTTCTTCCAACTGACCAGATTGAACCCGCAGGATTTCAAGGCTACGAACTTACCTGGCCCCAACGATACGCAAAAACCGGAACCTATGATCAGAAATGGCTCAAAGAACTGTTTCCAGGATTTGCAAAGGATTTTGATCCAACGTTTTTCAATGCAGCTCCATTGGACCAGCAATTCGAGGGTTTTTTAATTGGTAATGAAGAATTCAGCTGTGAAAACATGCACCCTGAACGATCATCCCTTCAATCAAGACTCCCGGGAATTCATCCGCGGTGTTTTGTCAATCAAAGTGTTGAAGACAGTTTGAGGTTTTCGGAAATCCCACTGGTCCTTGATACGGTTCTTCTCTTTCCCCATCTTGAAAAAGGGATACTCATACACCGCGGTTCCCATGATGTCTCGGATAACCAGGCCAGAGATATTTCCGAAATACTTGTGGCCTATGAGCGGGAGACCGATACACCCAGAAGCAAAAACCATTATTTAGCTGCCCTGGAAAGAAGGCTTGATCCTGAAAAGGGTCACCTGTACGCGCTCAAGGAGAACGATCTTATTCCTGACGATGATGTGTCAGGGCTTCAGGAACTTGTCAATGAAACAATAAAGGATAAGAAGCAAAGTCTTTTTGAAAAACACCTGCAGGAAAAAATCAAACTTGAGGCTGAAAGATCAAAAAAGGAATTTAATGATCTTGGTTTCACTACCGGAAACACCTTTGACCACAAGACAACACTTACTGCTCAAAACAGTGGTTTGGACGATTTAGACAATTTGGATCTTCTTGTTGAAAAATCTCTCAAGGATATGCAGGATAAACAAGAGGCGATGAAAAAAGAATGTCGGGAAATGTCTGAATCCATGGGATTGGATCATGAGAAACTGGCACAGGATGACCAGAAAAAAAATGGTGGACGAATACAGTTTTCTTCTGATGAAATAAGTGCAGATCTTCGCAAATTTGGCAGGCTCACCAAAGAAAAGGAGAACCAGCTGAAACAGACTGAGCAGCAATTCAATGATCTTTACCGCCAATATGGCCACCATAATCCTGCTACAGTATATTCAAACAGGAAAAATGAGGAAAATCGTGCCACTCTTCTGAAATATTTTTCAAAAAATGAACCAATGAACGGAATGGATTTTACCGGTGTCAATCTTTCGGGTATGAATCTTGATGGCATTGATCTTGAAAATTGCTTCCTTGAAGGTGCTGACCTCAGCAATACGCAACTGAAGGGAGCCAATCTTAAAAACTGTATGCTGGCCCGTGCCAATATGGCTCATGCTGTGTGTGATATGTCCAAAATGGATGCGGTGAATCTTGGTGACGCAAATCTCACAGGTGCAAGCTTCAGCAACTGCTCCATGGACAATGCCGTTCTTTTTAAAGCCAACATGGAAGGGGCGCAATTTCACGGGGCAAGCCTTAAAGAGGCTGATTTTATGCAATGTGAAGGATTGAATGCCAACCTGAACCGCGCAGACATTTCCAAAGGACAATTCATTGAAAGCAAACTTGAGGGTGCCGATTTTTCAGAAAGTAATATCAGTGAGGCGCTTTTTATTCAAACTAAGCTGCACAGGGTCAATTTTTCCAAAGCCAGCTTATGCAACACAACTATTGTACAATGCCAGGGGGATGGGGCAATATTCCACCAGGCTGATCTAACAGGTGTCAGTGCTTCCGTGGAGATCAGCTTTAGAGATGCTGATTTTTCCTTCTGTAAACTTATTAATGCAAATCTTCGTGGCGGTGATTTCACAGGAGCAATGTTTACCGAGGCTGATTTAAGTAATGCCGATTTGAGTGAAACCAAACTCGAAAACAGTAGGTTCTACCGAGCTATCGCCAAACAAACTCAATTTATGAATGCCGATTTAAGCAGAGCCTACATGGTTTCAATCAACCTTTTTGAAGGTTCTTTACAAATGGCTAATCTCACAGGAACTGACCTTCGCGGATCCAATCTTTTTGCAGCTGACCTTTTACACACTGATTTCAGCAATGCTAGAATTGAACAGGCCAATATTGGCCAGACAATACTATGA
- a CDS encoding type VI secretion system Vgr family protein yields MPVEENIRFIFTSTSQPDDTFTVAEFNGTEAISKLYEFDITLYADDPDINLKEVLKNPVKLRIEKNGEELRVFHGILSRFEQLHEYSGHIYFRAILVPRLWISDQYLENQLFLDKSIPDIIEEVLKQTGLTTHDYELKLTGNYAPWEYICQYNESDFNFISRWMEREGIYYYFQQGDDAEKLIIADASTAHEDIPSGESIRYSPPDSLSPSTTEQVREFTCHQHLLPKKVILKDYNYRKPSLDLKGEADVDTEGRGHVYIYGEHFKTPEEGNALARIRAEEILCREAIFYGEGTVPPFLAGYIFEMHDHYRDSYNQRYLITELSHQGVQSTYLTGTGDTVEETDMQGPSYFNNFTCIPADAQFRPERLAEKPKLKGTLNGTVDAGGDGEYAEIDDEGRYKIKLPFDQSDSADGKASRWVRMAQPYAGADYGMHFPLHKGTEVLLTFIDGDPDRPIISGTVPNPETGSPVTGSNQTQSMIRTAGGNQIRIEDSNGGQQIHMSSPTKGSIVSLGAVNAGNIYLHTDGTMVSECDENSDETVGGSKYIGIAGSENKTVGTSTFAFGAGSDKQYIYVDGNRKVEVTGEENVEINQMQNVTIGQGQNITIESGGRTDIIGGGDLINCNGDRIEIVDGVEDFSVTGNQFYSVDQNREFSVGGNDKYTVTGDRHIDVGGNHTGHSNGLTRAISSGSVQTIHFAEDYTLTIGTAMENFVGAKFVTCSAIIGEINYGLRFGKGAMDLKDGNALIQKYGAIALEKCGIKIFS; encoded by the coding sequence ATGCCAGTTGAGGAAAACATTAGATTTATTTTCACTTCCACATCTCAGCCGGACGACACCTTTACTGTTGCTGAATTTAACGGTACAGAGGCAATCTCTAAACTGTATGAATTTGACATAACTCTTTATGCCGATGACCCTGATATAAACTTAAAAGAGGTGTTGAAAAATCCGGTAAAATTAAGAATTGAGAAAAACGGGGAAGAGCTTCGAGTCTTTCATGGCATTCTATCCCGCTTTGAGCAGTTGCATGAGTATTCCGGACATATTTATTTTCGAGCCATACTGGTTCCACGACTATGGATTTCCGACCAATACCTTGAAAACCAGCTCTTTCTCGATAAAAGTATTCCCGATATCATCGAAGAGGTGCTCAAACAAACCGGTCTTACCACTCATGATTATGAATTAAAACTGACTGGTAACTATGCTCCATGGGAGTACATCTGCCAGTATAACGAAAGTGATTTTAATTTTATTTCCCGATGGATGGAACGGGAAGGAATCTATTATTATTTTCAACAGGGTGATGATGCAGAAAAACTGATTATTGCAGATGCCTCCACTGCTCACGAAGATATCCCTTCCGGAGAATCAATCCGGTATTCACCACCGGATTCTCTCTCTCCTTCCACCACTGAGCAGGTTCGCGAATTCACCTGCCATCAGCATCTGTTGCCTAAAAAAGTCATTCTGAAAGACTACAACTATCGCAAGCCTTCTCTTGATCTCAAGGGAGAGGCAGATGTGGACACAGAGGGGCGTGGTCATGTCTATATTTATGGAGAACATTTCAAAACACCGGAGGAGGGAAATGCCTTAGCCCGAATACGTGCTGAAGAGATCCTCTGCCGTGAGGCTATATTTTATGGTGAAGGGACCGTACCACCTTTTCTTGCCGGTTATATTTTTGAGATGCACGACCACTACAGGGACTCCTATAATCAGCGTTATCTGATAACAGAACTCTCTCATCAGGGAGTACAGTCCACCTACCTGACCGGAACCGGTGATACGGTCGAAGAAACTGATATGCAGGGCCCATCTTATTTTAATAATTTCACCTGTATCCCAGCAGACGCCCAATTCAGGCCAGAAAGGTTGGCGGAAAAGCCCAAATTGAAGGGGACGCTTAACGGTACCGTTGATGCGGGTGGAGATGGTGAGTATGCTGAAATTGATGACGAAGGTCGCTATAAGATAAAACTCCCCTTTGATCAAAGCGATTCTGCAGATGGAAAGGCTTCTCGGTGGGTGCGAATGGCACAGCCCTATGCCGGTGCTGACTATGGCATGCATTTTCCACTGCACAAGGGAACCGAGGTACTGCTGACCTTTATTGATGGAGATCCGGATCGACCCATCATTTCCGGAACCGTTCCCAATCCTGAGACTGGCAGCCCGGTAACAGGCTCTAACCAGACTCAGTCAATGATTCGTACCGCAGGTGGAAATCAAATCCGGATTGAAGATTCCAACGGTGGGCAACAGATCCATATGTCATCACCAACTAAAGGATCCATTGTGTCATTAGGGGCAGTTAATGCCGGTAATATTTATTTGCATACGGATGGGACAATGGTTTCGGAATGCGATGAAAACTCTGATGAAACCGTTGGTGGCAGTAAATACATTGGAATTGCAGGAAGTGAAAATAAAACCGTAGGTACTTCAACTTTTGCGTTTGGTGCAGGTTCTGACAAACAATATATTTATGTTGATGGAAATCGCAAAGTTGAGGTTACCGGAGAAGAGAATGTCGAAATTAATCAGATGCAAAATGTCACCATTGGACAAGGACAGAATATTACCATAGAAAGTGGAGGACGAACTGATATTATTGGAGGTGGAGATCTCATTAATTGCAATGGTGATAGGATTGAGATTGTCGATGGCGTTGAAGATTTCTCTGTTACAGGAAATCAGTTTTATAGTGTCGACCAAAACAGAGAATTTTCTGTAGGAGGAAATGATAAATACACAGTAACAGGCGATCGTCATATTGATGTCGGGGGGAATCATACCGGCCATAGTAACGGGTTGACACGGGCAATATCCAGTGGGAGTGTTCAGACGATACATTTTGCAGAGGACTACACCCTCACCATCGGCACAGCAATGGAAAATTTTGTTGGTGCCAAATTTGTCACCTGCTCAGCTATTATAGGAGAAATTAACTATGGCTTGAGATTTGGCAAAGGAGCAATGGATCTAAAAGACGGCAATGCTCTTATCCAAAAATATGGTGCCATAGCATTGGAAAAATGCGGTATTAAAATATTCAGTTAG
- a CDS encoding pentapeptide repeat-containing protein, with translation MTPSKLVAKIKKGEVISGRDFSGKDLSKLELGGGIFEQVNFAGANMSGTIFTESIFNESDFSGADCSGAVLCETIFNRCKTDKVCFDNCILTDAKFAETQASEVSFQNSDCTDTVFYQCSLVDANFKSSTLFKAALIECETDGICLSKANCEQTVFLGADLTRTELKGARFIQSFLMNSDLSGKDLREIDFSRAMLKGADLSLANLTGANITQTNFMDATLRQTCFDNVQGQYAIFMNAMMEQASLQNARLIQSCFDGANLRLANLSNTQLECAIFNNALCRSSRFIGANLTYCDFSHADISDADMSRADVTRTKFHQTLQHQAIWTGVNKGTIVGTDPELAAAEQWSPTL, from the coding sequence ATGACACCTTCAAAACTGGTAGCAAAAATCAAAAAAGGAGAAGTCATTAGTGGGAGAGACTTCTCCGGTAAAGACCTGTCTAAACTTGAACTTGGTGGTGGGATTTTTGAACAAGTGAATTTTGCCGGGGCGAATATGTCAGGTACAATTTTCACCGAATCTATCTTTAATGAATCTGATTTTTCTGGAGCAGATTGCAGTGGCGCTGTGCTATGTGAAACAATTTTCAACAGATGTAAGACCGATAAGGTGTGTTTTGACAATTGCATCCTCACAGATGCGAAATTTGCAGAAACCCAGGCCAGTGAAGTGTCCTTTCAAAACTCTGACTGCACAGATACTGTTTTCTATCAATGTTCTCTTGTTGATGCCAACTTTAAAAGCAGCACCCTCTTCAAGGCTGCCCTTATAGAATGCGAGACAGATGGAATTTGTCTCAGTAAGGCCAATTGTGAACAGACAGTTTTTTTGGGAGCCGACCTGACCCGCACTGAACTTAAAGGTGCCCGCTTTATTCAATCTTTTCTCATGAATTCTGATCTTAGCGGGAAAGATCTTCGGGAAATTGATTTCTCCAGGGCAATGCTCAAAGGGGCAGATCTTTCACTGGCAAATCTGACTGGAGCAAACATCACTCAAACCAACTTTATGGATGCCACCCTGCGTCAAACCTGTTTTGACAATGTCCAGGGACAATATGCAATATTTATGAACGCCATGATGGAACAGGCGAGCCTTCAAAATGCCCGGCTAATCCAAAGCTGCTTTGATGGTGCAAATCTACGGCTTGCCAACCTGAGCAATACACAACTTGAATGTGCTATTTTCAACAATGCTCTTTGTCGATCATCACGGTTTATTGGTGCAAACCTTACTTACTGTGATTTTTCCCACGCAGACATTAGCGACGCTGACATGAGCAGAGCTGATGTGACTCGAACAAAATTTCACCAGACTCTACAACATCAGGCCATCTGGACTGGTGTTAACAAAGGAACGATTGTAGGAACAGATCCTGAACTGGCAGCTGCTGAACAATGGAGCCCAACCTTATAG
- the tssH gene encoding type VI secretion system ATPase TssH has protein sequence MLTVDIKSLLGRLNPFCTRCLEAAAGLCVSRSHYEVTLEHFLSKLLEEDQSDLPLILRHYDIDPGKFSKGIDHALEEFKTGNAAKPVFSPLLMEWFQESWLIASVDLDENGLRSGVLLLTLVNNPSRFGAGQFLDQLNGISFDGLKSEFWDIVKPSIEQPAPGEAGESKEVSGPRDSTALGKFCVDFTAKAKDGEIDPVFGRDLEIRQMVDILARRRKNNPIVVGEAGVGKTAVVEGLALRIVEGDVPDLLENVSILGLDMGLLQAGAGVKGEFENRLKSVINEIKASPKPIILFIDEAHTLIGAGGAAGQSDAANLLKPALARGELRTVAATTWSEYKKYFEKDPALARRFQLVKLEEPSTETAILILRGLKQKYEEAHGVIVRDDAIIAAAELSSRYISGRQLPDKAVDLLDTSAARVKVLLTAKPDVIEDRERSVQALEREKKAMERDQLHGFAIDEERFSEIVAKIADLGKQLEALILQWKTEQEVAGRLINSRKELFKLKEAATLEEPENKEIIPQLEKELVTLTEEFKSIQKDESLVRIEVDPDIVSKVVSDWTGVPLGSVMRDQASNIVNLEEKMKDRIKGQDHGLAAIAEVIKAAKSGLKDPNQPLGIFLLVGPSGVGKTETALALADLILGGERFVTSINMSEFQERHTLSRLVGSPPGYVGYGEGGVLTEAVRQRPYSIVLLDEVEKANLEVMNLFYQVFDKGSLSDGEGREIDFKNTIIFLTSNLATDVITEMTTGDADLPPEVIMNAVRPILSNHFKPALLARMTVVPYMTLPQDILSDIVKLKLNKLVKRLAETHKMKLTYSEEVIKQIAARCTEVETGARNIDHIMNGTVLPQMSKEILTFMSAEAMPASVHLDMDQDGNFAIQFGGND, from the coding sequence ATGCTGACCGTAGACATTAAATCGCTATTAGGGCGCTTAAATCCTTTTTGTACCCGTTGTCTTGAGGCCGCAGCCGGCCTGTGTGTTTCACGGAGCCATTATGAGGTAACCCTTGAGCATTTTCTTTCCAAACTCCTTGAAGAAGATCAGTCTGATCTTCCCCTTATTTTACGTCATTATGATATAGATCCCGGAAAATTCAGTAAAGGTATTGATCATGCCCTTGAAGAATTCAAAACCGGAAATGCTGCCAAACCCGTTTTTTCTCCACTGTTGATGGAATGGTTTCAGGAGTCCTGGCTGATTGCCTCGGTGGATCTTGATGAAAACGGACTTCGATCGGGAGTACTGCTGCTAACCCTGGTCAACAATCCATCCCGCTTTGGTGCAGGACAATTTCTTGATCAATTGAATGGTATATCGTTTGATGGACTCAAGAGTGAATTCTGGGATATTGTTAAACCATCCATTGAACAGCCTGCTCCAGGTGAGGCAGGAGAGAGTAAGGAGGTTTCAGGCCCCAGAGACTCCACGGCACTTGGAAAATTTTGTGTAGATTTTACCGCGAAAGCTAAAGACGGTGAGATCGACCCGGTTTTTGGAAGAGATCTTGAAATACGACAAATGGTTGATATCCTTGCAAGAAGAAGAAAAAACAATCCCATTGTGGTCGGAGAAGCAGGTGTTGGTAAAACTGCAGTCGTTGAAGGCCTTGCCCTGAGGATAGTTGAAGGAGACGTACCTGATCTCCTTGAAAATGTATCTATTCTCGGCCTTGACATGGGACTTCTTCAGGCAGGCGCCGGAGTCAAAGGAGAATTTGAGAATCGCCTCAAATCAGTTATTAACGAGATCAAGGCATCACCAAAGCCGATCATCCTCTTTATCGACGAAGCTCATACCCTGATTGGTGCCGGTGGTGCTGCTGGACAAAGCGATGCTGCGAACCTCCTCAAACCGGCTTTAGCCAGAGGCGAATTACGGACAGTTGCCGCCACAACCTGGTCTGAATACAAGAAATATTTCGAGAAGGACCCGGCCCTTGCCAGAAGATTTCAACTTGTTAAACTTGAAGAACCTTCCACTGAAACAGCCATCCTTATCCTGCGTGGTTTAAAACAAAAGTACGAAGAGGCTCATGGGGTAATAGTCCGTGATGACGCTATTATTGCAGCAGCCGAACTTTCCAGTCGCTATATTTCCGGCAGGCAGTTGCCTGATAAGGCTGTAGATCTGCTCGATACCAGTGCCGCCCGGGTCAAGGTGCTTCTCACCGCTAAACCCGATGTAATTGAGGACAGAGAACGGAGTGTCCAGGCCCTGGAACGTGAGAAAAAGGCCATGGAAAGAGATCAGCTTCATGGTTTTGCGATAGACGAAGAACGTTTTTCAGAAATCGTGGCCAAAATAGCGGATCTTGGCAAACAACTGGAAGCCCTTATCCTGCAGTGGAAAACCGAGCAAGAAGTGGCTGGTAGATTAATAAATTCACGAAAAGAGCTTTTCAAACTCAAGGAAGCCGCTACCCTTGAAGAACCTGAGAACAAAGAGATAATTCCGCAACTTGAAAAAGAACTTGTAACACTGACAGAAGAATTTAAGTCTATCCAGAAAGATGAGTCCCTGGTTCGCATAGAAGTTGATCCGGATATCGTTTCCAAAGTTGTATCGGATTGGACAGGTGTCCCGCTCGGTAGTGTCATGCGTGATCAGGCTTCAAATATAGTAAACCTTGAAGAAAAGATGAAGGATCGCATCAAGGGACAGGATCACGGTCTTGCAGCGATTGCTGAAGTAATCAAAGCTGCAAAATCAGGACTTAAAGATCCGAATCAGCCTCTTGGAATATTTTTACTGGTTGGACCAAGTGGAGTCGGCAAGACTGAGACAGCCCTGGCTCTGGCCGATCTGATCCTTGGAGGGGAGCGATTTGTAACCTCCATTAACATGAGTGAATTTCAGGAACGCCATACCCTGAGTCGACTGGTAGGTTCACCTCCAGGATATGTCGGCTATGGTGAAGGAGGTGTGCTCACCGAAGCCGTTCGCCAGCGTCCCTATTCAATAGTTCTTCTGGATGAAGTTGAAAAGGCCAATCTTGAGGTGATGAATCTCTTTTATCAGGTTTTTGATAAAGGCTCACTCTCCGATGGTGAAGGAAGAGAAATCGATTTCAAAAATACTATTATTTTTCTCACCTCCAATCTGGCAACCGATGTCATCACCGAAATGACCACCGGCGACGCTGATCTGCCGCCAGAGGTCATTATGAATGCCGTTCGGCCTATTTTGAGCAATCATTTCAAGCCTGCCCTCCTTGCACGAATGACGGTGGTTCCCTATATGACTTTACCGCAGGACATCTTAAGTGATATTGTAAAATTAAAACTAAACAAGCTGGTTAAACGATTGGCCGAGACTCACAAGATGAAATTAACCTACAGCGAAGAGGTTATTAAACAGATCGCGGCCAGGTGTACTGAAGTGGAAACCGGGGCAAGAAATATTGATCACATCATGAATGGCACGGTTTTACCACAAATGTCCAAAGAAATTCTCACCTTCATGAGTGCTGAGGCGATGCCTGCAAGTGTTCACCTCGATATGGATCAAGATGGTAACTTTGCTATACAATTTGGAGGGAATGACTAA
- a CDS encoding DUF3540 domain-containing protein, protein MDNLARQEQDPTMFQEMGVVVEIERECFWVAVGDSRYRAQKAAGCLLYPEVEDKVLVVSSSAGECYILSVLERTKSTRNRLLFDGDTELLSPNGNLQLAGKQGVNVTSPSQIRIVSTNLQVVAEQSECSISHLSYIGNFLEGKVALVKLMAGKMESIFDCLRQKVKRSYREVEDIDQLKAGKIDYNAERLMSLRGKYSVVTAKENIKIDGKMIHMG, encoded by the coding sequence ATGGATAACCTTGCGAGACAGGAACAAGATCCTACTATGTTCCAGGAAATGGGTGTTGTTGTAGAAATTGAAAGAGAGTGTTTTTGGGTAGCTGTTGGTGATTCCCGATATCGGGCACAAAAAGCGGCTGGTTGCTTACTGTATCCTGAAGTTGAAGACAAAGTTCTAGTGGTAAGTTCATCTGCTGGTGAGTGTTATATATTATCTGTACTTGAGAGAACAAAAAGTACCAGAAATCGTCTTCTCTTTGACGGCGACACTGAGCTGCTATCTCCAAATGGAAATCTGCAATTGGCAGGTAAGCAGGGGGTGAATGTAACCAGTCCATCACAGATTCGCATTGTCTCTACAAATCTTCAGGTAGTGGCTGAGCAGAGTGAGTGTAGTATATCTCATTTATCCTATATTGGAAATTTCCTTGAGGGTAAAGTTGCCCTGGTTAAATTGATGGCTGGAAAGATGGAATCAATTTTTGATTGTTTGCGGCAAAAGGTTAAAAGATCTTACCGTGAGGTGGAAGATATTGATCAGCTTAAGGCTGGTAAGATCGATTACAATGCAGAAAGACTGATGTCCTTACGTGGCAAATATTCTGTTGTTACTGCAAAAGAAAATATAAAGATTGATGGGAAAATGATCCATATGGGTTAG